The DNA segment GCGATCCGGTCCGATACCCTCGATTTCCTTCGCGGGGCGACCCACGCGGAGTACGAGGCGGCGGGCTTTCTCCAGGAAACGGTCGACGACGAGATGGTCCGACAGATCTCCTCGCCGTCGGTCTCCGGGGCGACGCTTGATGCGATCTCGACGGCGATCGACAACCGGATGACGAAGGGGGCGATCCTCATTTCCCACGTCGGCCGCACGTCCGAACGCGACTCGCTCCCCCAGGCCGTCGATTACCTCGCGCGACTGGAGGGCGTCCAGACGGCGATCGTCTTCGGCATCGTCGAGGACACGATCCACGTCAGCGCCCGGTCGCCGGACCCGCGAGTCCACGTCGGCAACCTCCTCCGGGACGCCTTCGACGACGTGGGCAGCGGCGGCGGCCATCACGACGTGGCTGGCGGGCAGATCCCGCTCGGGATCTTCGCCGACTACACGACCGACGACGAACAGCTGCTCGACATCGTCGAGCGCGTCATCACCGACCGTCTCTCGAAGGGGCTGAACATCGCCGAGGACGAGGAGGCCTAGCGACCGTAGCGGCGTCGAGAGAGCCAGCCGCGACGCCGGATCCGTACGTTCAAGAGTGACCACGCCCCAGCCCGGAGTACCTGATGGCCGACCCCGACTGGGAGCCCTACTTCGGATTCGACGAGCCCTACGAGAGCCAGGCCGACGCCGTCGAGTCGGCGATCGACGTGGCACAGCGGCAGGGCTATCTCGCGATGGAGGGGCCCTGCGGGACCGGCAAGACGATGGCGGCCCTGACCGCCGCGGCGACGCTCCTGCGAGAGGGCAACACCTACGAGACCGCCGTCGTGGTCACGCCCGTCAAACAGCAACTCACGCAGTTCGTCGACGACCTCCGGACGCTCAACGCGGGCCTGCAAGACCCCCTCGCAGGCATCTCGCTGGTGGGCAAGCGCGACCTCTGTCCCTATGGCCGCGAGGACGTGTTCCCGCCGGATACCAGCGTCCACGATCGCTGTGAGGACCTCCGTGAGAACACGGCACACCTCGTCGAAAGCGACGGAGAGGGCGGTGACGAGCCGCCGGCCGCCGAAAGCGCCGTTGGCGGCGACCCCGACGAGATCTGGTGGGACCCCGACATCGCCAGCGACCTCGCGAAAGCGGCCCGCGCGGACGCCCCGGGACAGCGTGCACTCGGGGACGGCCTCTCGACGGCCGGCGCGAGTTCCCCCTACCGGACGAGCCAGCCCACGGCACCCGAAGACATTGCCGGCGACGACCCGCCGATCTACTGCCCCTTCGAAGCCGACTGGTACGCTCGGAACAAGGGGTCGCCCGTGGATTTCACCGCTGGCGAGGAATGCGTCCTCACGGCCGAGGACTATCTCCCGGCGGCCACCGAGCGCGGGACCTGCCCGCACCGGGCGATGAGCGTCCTGCTCGCGAACGCCGACGTGGTGATCGGCAACTACAACCACCTGTTCGATCCCGATTCCCGACCGCTGCTGGCGGAGATCCTCGACGAGCGCACGTTCGTGATCGTCGACGAGGCCCACAGACTCGAGGGACGCGTCCGGGACCTCCTCTCGGATCGCGTCGGCCGCCAGACCCTCGTACAGGCCCGCAACGACTGTCACCAGCTGCTCCAGCGCGCCCGCCAGAC comes from the Halapricum desulfuricans genome and includes:
- a CDS encoding DHH family phosphoesterase, whose amino-acid sequence is MSTAADLQALLADGEEINIVCHDNPDPDCLASALALGRIAADAGIDERHILYSGTISHQQNRAFVNLLDIDIQSFDPSAVEDRPPDSLLAFVDHSIPGENNQVPPDTPVDIVIDHHPAEDVEARFVDRREEVGAAATILTEYVRTLEIEVDSTLATALMVAIRSDTLDFLRGATHAEYEAAGFLQETVDDEMVRQISSPSVSGATLDAISTAIDNRMTKGAILISHVGRTSERDSLPQAVDYLARLEGVQTAIVFGIVEDTIHVSARSPDPRVHVGNLLRDAFDDVGSGGGHHDVAGGQIPLGIFADYTTDDEQLLDIVERVITDRLSKGLNIAEDEEA